In Fibrobacter sp. UWB13, the genomic window GTCGCTGACATCGATCTCGTTTCTAAGATTTTCCTTGACCTCCAGAAAGAAGGCGTTGCCGCCATCTTCCGTCCGCTCCATGAATCCGGTGGTAACTGGTTCTGGTGGAGCACCCACACAGGCAAGCAGTTCGCAGCCCTCTACCAGTTGCTCTACGAACGCATGGTCTTCACGAATGGCGTCAACAACCTCATTTGGGACTTCAATCCGAAGGACGCCGCTACGATGTCCTGGACTCCGGGCGAAACCTACTATGACGTGTTGAGCGTCGACATTTACAATGCAGCCAACGACCACCAGAGCAACAGCTCCGCATTCATTGACCTCACGAACAAGGCTGGCACCAACAAGATTATCTCCCTCAGCGAAAACGGCCCGATTCCTGACGTTGACAAGATGTACGAAGACGGTGCTACTTGGAGCTGGTGGATGCCGTGGTACGAATCCCCGAGCTGGAACGGCGGCTACGTGAGCCAGACCGCCGCAAGCGTATGGCAGAAGAACCTCGCCGACGAACGCATCATCACCCTCGACAAAATGCCGGGCTGGGACAACTATAGCGAAGCTGCCGCAGCAACAAACGTTTGCCCGACTTCTACACAGAATGCCAAGTTCGGAGCAGACACGGCCAAGGCCAATCCGGAAAATGTTGACCTCGTCATGGGCGTGACCTACAAGGCTATCAACGACAGCGGTGCAAACATCGAATTCAAGAAGGTTCCGAAACTGACCGGTGCAAAGAGCATCGCCGTCACAATCGAAAACAAGGGTTCCGGTGGCGAAATGAACGGCATCTGGATCGGCATGGCATTTGTCCGCGATGGTTCCGCCGATAAGGCATGGACCTGGGAACAGTCTCCGTCTGACGGCTGCTGGCTCAATGACGGCGCCAAGGCCACTTGCGAATTCGCTATCGAGACTTATACCGACAACGCAGGCGTTGAACACCCGATGGATCTCGACAACCTCTTCTCCGTCACCTTTATCTTGGCAGGTGCAAACGGATTCGAAGGCACTGTCCTCTTTGACAACATGGTCACGGATAACGGAATCATCATCAACGGATTCAACAAGAAGACTGAACTCTTTACCGCCGCAGACCAGAGCAAGGGTCACATCGCAAGTATCGAGCTCTTTAACAAGGACGGCACGCCGGTAACTCCTTCCGCACTTAAGCCGATTGCCGCCGCAAAGAAGGCTGGCATGAGCGTCAAGAACGGCAACCTCTCGCTCACCGCAAACGTTTCCGGTTTCGCAAGCATCGACGTGTTCAACATGATCGGCAAGCGCATCGCTACACTCCACCGCGGAAACCTCAGCGCAGGCAGCCACACGTTCAGCCTCCAGAACCTCAACAAGGGTCAGTACATCATCCGCGTCAAGGGCGCCGGAATCTCTGCCACCCAGAAGGTTCTCATCAAGTAGACTATAACACAAAAAGCCAAATACCTAAAGGCGGCCGCACAAGCGGTCGCCTTTTCTTGTAATGTGCATTCCGTCACTTTTTGCCCCGAACGGCCCGAATAAATCGTTTATTTATCTTACATTTCCGTGAAAATATTGCACTTTATCACAGTGCGTCTTGACTTCATTTTTTACAAATCTATTTTTCAATACAGTTGTTTGGATGTCTGGAGTGTGGACATTTTTGACAGTTTTGTCAACACCCCCGCGATTCTAAAATAGCTTATTTTAACTTTTTTATTTAGTTTCAGCAAAAACATATCAAGGGATACCCAATGATCAACTTCAAGACTTTGCTCGTAACATCGCTCCTCGGAACGGCCGCATTTGCAGCCCCGGGGCTCACGGTAAGCGGAACCGATTTGCAATACAACGGCAAGAAGATTTTCTTCTCGGGTACAAACCTCGCCTGGAGCGACTACAACTCCGACGTGGGTTCAAGCCCACTCGACGAAAACGCATGGCGCAAGGCTGTGGAAGGCACGCGAGCCGCAGGCGGTAACGCAATCCGCTGGTGGCTTTTCAACAACATGAGCCAGAGCCCTACGATTGACGAATCTACGCACTTGGTTACAGGTCCAAAGGAAAACACCATCGCGAACATGAAGAAGGCATTGGACATTGCCGAAGAATACGGCGTAATGGTCTCGATGTGCCTTTTCAGCCACAACTTGATGGAACCGAACCAGTGGGGCATTTACAACGAAAAGCTCGACATTACCGCTAACGAATTGCTTTTCGAAGATGCTGGCACCAAAGCATTTATAGACAACGTTCTTATTCCGGTCGTGAAAGCCATTGGCAACCACAAAGCGCTCATGACTTGGGAAGTCTTTAACGAACCCGAGGGCATGACTAGCGAATGCAGCGGCTGGACTACAAAGAAGATGGCACTTGCCAAAATCCAGAAGTTTACGAACAAGGTTGCAGCAGCCATCCACACGACAAACCCGGATCTTCTCGTTTCGACCGGTAGCGTGAACATCAAGTATCAGAAGCATTGGAATGACGCAGCCCTCATCGAAGCGGGTGGCGAAGCCAACGGTACGCTCGACTTTTTCCAGACGCACTATTACCCGTACTGGCAAGACAATTCCGTAAGCCCGTTCGTGAATACAGCAGCCCAGATGGCTACCAAGTATAGCTACGACAGCAAGCCGATGATCATCGGTGAATTCCCGGCAAGCGGTTGGGCTGGCGATACTTACAGATCCAATTTCGCCGCAAAGACAGAAATTACAACGGAAGAATGCTACAGCAAGGCTTTTGACGGCGGTTACGCAGGCGCTCTCGCTTGGCAGTATATCGGCGACAAGACCGAAGCAAACTTTGGCGGTTACAGCTACACGATTGAACCTGCGCTCGATGCCATGAAGAAGCTCGCCGCAACGGAAGAAGCAAGCATCAAGATTAAGGATGTGAACATTGAAGGTGGCAATGGCGGAAACGGCATGATGGCTGTGACCTACGGTGCCGACAATGGCCAGGTAGAATACCAGAACAAGGGCGGTTGGGACTTGTCCAAGGCTACCACGTTCACGTGGACCGCCAAGAACAACGGCAAGACCGACGCAGACATCTACTTGATTTTCAAGCTCACGGATTCCTGGACCTGGACAGAAACGGACGGCAGCTGCAAGGTTCCGGCAGGCGAAAAAGTTACATGCTCTATCGACATTTCTAGCTTTGCCGACCGCAACAAGACGCTCAGCATCACGTTTGCGAACTACGCCGCAGGCTACACCGGCACGGTGATTTACGATGACATCAAGGCTGGCGCCACGACACTCTTTGACTTCAACACCGACAAGTACGACGCCTTCAAGCGCGGTTACGAAAACACCGAAGAAATGATTCCGGAAATCAAGATCGTCTTCGATGAAAACTACGTTTACGGCAAGACTTCGATTTCCAAGAGCAAGCTCGCCGCCACATCCAAGTTCTCCATCAACGGCGACAAGATTATGCTCAACACAAAGGCTAAGGGGCAGGTCAGCGTCGACGTGTTCGGCATGAACGGAAGAATCGTTGCCACGCTCTTTAACGGAGTGCTTGGCGCAGGCAATTACGTGTTCAGCCTCGCTGATATGCCGAAGGGCCAGTACATCATCCGCATGAAGGGTACTGGAATCACCACGACACAGCCGGTGGTTTTGAAGTAAAAAGTTAAAAAGAAGATTCCCGGTCATCCCCGTCAAGCGAGGACAAGCGCCGGGGATGACAAAGCAAAAGAGTTCCGCGAAAAGTGGGACTTTTTCTTTAAATGTAACTGGATCCTTCGCTTCGCTCAGGATGACGAATTGCGTTGCTCAGGATGACGTGGGGCATGACAATGCTGTTTTTTGGACGAAAGCAGTGACGAAAATCCTTTGAATTTTGGGCGCAAGAATATAGATTTAGGGGTGGAGATATGGATGTTTATGAAACACTTTAACTACACAAATTTTATCGCTACGGCAACTGTCGCAGCACTCGCAGGCACCGCTTTTGCCGCCACCCCCATCCGTTTAGAAGCTGAAGACGCCGTCCTCGCCGATGACCACAAAGTCGTCGTGATTACAGATGCCAAAGCTTCGGGCGGAAAATCCGTCGATATGAAAGACGGCAATTTGGAGTTCAAAGTGACAGTCCCCGCAACGGGCTATTACACACTTTGGGCCACATACCTAATCCCCTCAACATCGACCAACAAAATCCAGAACTTGACCGTCAATGGAGTTTCTGCAGGGCAGATTTCTTTTGGAATTTCTGACGAATTCACGACCATCAAAGGTGCGGGCAAAATCAAACTCACCGCAGGCGAAAACAAAATAGGCATCGTCCACAGCTGGGGTTACGTCAATCTCGATTACATCGAACTCACAGAATACGAAGCCAGCCCGTGGAGCATTTCACCGAATCCTGTCACGCCAGAGCCAACCGAAAGCGCACAGAAGCTCTACAACTTCTTGCTCAACAATTTCGGCAAGCACGTGATTAGCGGTGTCATGACGGAACGCCCGTTCGAAAACAACGGTCAGTACACTCCGCAAACCTACGAAACGCAAACCGAGCTCAGCTACATCAATAAGGCTAGCGGCAAGAACGTGGTTCTCGTAGGCTTTGACTTTTTACATGCCTCGGGCAAGAATTCCGACCAACAGTGGTATCAGGGGTACACGCACGCTTCGCTCGAAATGGCAAAGACGGTCTGGAAAGCAGGTGGCATTCCGCAATTCAACTGGCATTGGAAAGACCCGATGCACGAAGTCGAAGCGTTCTACACGCAATCGAGCGGAAACGACCCCTACACCGAATTCAGCATCAACAAGGCTTACGACGAATCCACCGGCAAGTGGAAAACGAGCAGCGACGAATACAAGGCCATTGTCCGCGATATGGAAATGATTGCCGACTCGCTTTTGACTTTGCAAAAAGAAGGCGTTGCCGTTCTTTGGCGCCCGCTCCACGAAGCTAGCGGCAAGTGGTTCTGGTGGGGCACCGATGGCGCCAAGCCGTGCGTTGCTTTGTACAAGCTCATGTTCGATATTTTCGTGAATCAGAAAGGATTGCACAACTTGATTTGGGTGTGGACCACCGACGAAGCAAACGATGCACTCGACTGGTATCCGGGCGACGAATACGTGGATGTTGTCGGTCGCGACTACTATTACTACCCGCGCGAATCCAACCACTCCAGCCTCATCGGCAGCTTTGAGACGGTCAAGGAAATTTTCGGCGGCAAAAAGATTGTCGCGCTCAGCGAAAACGGTTCTGTGCCCTACCCTGACGAGATGAAGGCCGATGGCGCCAACTGGAGCTGGTTTATGCCGTGGTATGGCGACTACGCAATGGAAGGCTGGGCAAACGATAACAATGCCGAAAGCTGGAAAATCGTGATGAACAACGAATATACCTTGACGCTCGAAGATATGCCGGGATGGGACAAGTACGAAATCGTCACGCCACCGCCAACAGGAATCAAGAATTCGTTACATTCGCAGAACATTGCCGCAAGTTTGTCTGTTATCGGCAAGAATTTGCAAGTGAGCATTCCGAGCGTTGCTGCAAACGCCAACGCAAGAGTTGCAATTTTCGACATGCAGGGCAATCAGGTAATGAGCCGCACTATCAATGGTGCAAATGCTAGCATCAACTTGAATGGAATTGCGGTTGGGCAGTACCTCGTGAAAGTGCAAGGCAAAGGTTTCGCGCAGAACGGAAGGATTCTGGTAAAGTAATTGAGAATGGTGATTCCCGCCTCCGCGGGAATGACAGTGTAAATACAAGAAACAATGGATCCCCTACGCTTCGCTTCGAGGATGACAGGCTTCGAGGATGACGTAGGGATGACAATACAAAAAATATTGGAGTGTAGATATGGGATGTAAAACAATCGCGGGCGCTTGCTCCGCAATGGCTTTTGCCACAGCTATCGCGGCAACATCAGCTTTAGCCGCACCGACAACTTACGAAGCCGAAGATTTGGCTGGCGCAACTGTTGTCGAAGATGCTGATTATTCGGGCGGAAAATACGCAAAGACAGCAGACCCTAGCGGCATCACATTCACCGTCAAGGTCGAAGAAACCGCCGTCTACGACATTACCACCAAGGTTCTGATCAAGCAATACGACTGGACCACCTCTAAAATCGCGGTCAACGGCGTAGATGTAGGCTCCATGCTGACTACCCCGCGCAACTGCGATTCGAGCTACGTGGTTTCGGCATCCGCCAAAATGAAGGCCGGCGAAAACAAGATTACCGTCGGAAACCAAGCGATTGGCGTGGACTACATTACCGTCGAACGCCACCCCGACGCGGTATTCAAGATTAGCGAATTGCCGGTAACTCCGAACGCGACGGAATCGGCCCGCAAGGTCTACACCTTCCTCCGCGAAAATTTCGGCAAGAAGACCGTTAGCGGCATGATGATCAGCGACCAGAATTTCAACTACGATTACGGCAACATGCGGCTCATTCCGCCTGGCGGCTGCACGCCCGCGGATTCCTGCAAGTTCAGCGACGAGGAAGTCTCGTGGAAGGGCCAGACCGACATCGCCGAATTCTACAAGCGTAGCGGGCACTACCCCGCCATTGGCGGCTTCGACATGCTGTTTGCGGCAGGCGGTCACCACGAAGAAGGCTGGTTCAAGGGCTACACCGAAAACAACCTGGTGATGACCGAGCAGCTGTGGGAAATGGGCGGCATTCCGACTTATACCTGGCACTGGAAGGTCGGGGAAGACACCGTGTTCTACACGCAGGGCACTCCCGCAGGCTTTAACAACCCCGGCTGCACCGAAGACGTCATGGGAACAAGTGAAACCAACACCTGCTTCAACTACACCAAGGCCTTCAAGGGCGACAAGTGCCAGGACATCGACGAGACCTCGCAGGAATACAAGGACATCGTCGCCGACGTGGATATCGTTTCGGGCTACTTCAAGCAACTGCAGGAAAAGGGAATCGCCGTCGTGTGGCGCCCCCTGCACGAGGCCAGCGGTGGCTGGTTCTGGTGGGGTACCGCAAGCCCCGAATGTTACGTGCAGCTTTACCGACTCGTATTCGACCGTATGGTGAACACAAACAAACTCACGAACCTCATCTGGGTATGGAACATCAATACCGACCCGAAATTCGGCTACGATTACAGCGCCCTGAATGCGGCATGGTACCCGGGTGATGCATACGTAGACATTGTCGCAGTCGACATTTATGACCCGCTGAACGACCACAACTCTGCAGCCAATTACTACAACAAGATTGTGAGCGACGTGGGCACAAGCAAGATGATTGCCTTGAGCGAAAACGGCGCCATTCCCGACATCGACAGCATTGCCGAAGACAGGGCCTATTGGAGCTACTGGATGACCTGGAGCCAGACCTGGAGCGGAAACTTCTTGGAAAAGACGACCACAGAAATGTGGAAGAAGAATCTCGATGACAACCGCATCATCGCTCTTGATGACATGCCAGGTTGGGACAAAATTTCTGTCCGCAATCCCATAGCAAAACGCATTATAACAAATAAAATAAATGTTACTATAAACGGCAAGTCGCTTTCGCTATCCACGAATCAAAACGGCAACGCCACCGTCACTGTTTTTGACCTGACCGGACACCGAGTTGCTACACTTTTGCAAGGTCAAATTTCGGCAGGAACGCATAGCTTAAGCATCCAATCGCTCGCCGCCGGCAACTACATTGTCAAGGCTAGTGTCGGACATCACAATACCATGCAGGTTTTACGCTTAAAATAGTGCGCGTCGCAACATGTATTTTAAAAAAAAGGTTCACTTTTGAACCTTTTTTCTATTTTTAAACCATGACCGAAAAGAACCCCCTTTACTTTACCATTCACGGACATTTTTATCAGCCCCCTCGCGAAAACCCTTGGACTGGTGTTATCGAGAACCAGCCGAGTGCGCGCCCGTTCCACGACTGGAACGAACGAATTGCCAGTGAGTGCTATAGCCCGAACTCCGCAAGCCGTATTTTAAATTCTAAAGGCAAAATTGTCGATATCGTAAACAATTACGATTTTATGAGCTTCAACATCGGCCCGACTCTCATGGGCTGGATCCGAACCAACACGCCCGACACCTACAAGCGCATTCAGGACGCCGACAAACGCAGCCAGGAACGCATGAACGGTCACGGCAACGCGATTGCTCAAGTTTACAACCACATCATCATGCCTCTTGCAAGCACGCAAGACAAGCGTACACAAATCCGCTGGGGCATTGAAGATTTCAAGTTCCATTTCGGTCGCATGCCCGAAGCCATGTGGCTTGCCGAAACAGCCATCAACTTTGAAACTGTTGTCGAGCTCATCAAGGCAGGCATCAAGTACACAATTCTTTCGCCCACGCAGGCTGACAAGTTCCGCAAGTTTGGCGACAAGAAGTGGACCGATTGCAGCAACACGAATATCGATACCACGCGCCCGTACCGCATTTACCCGCGCGACAAGGAAGGCAACCTCGTCTGTGACGGTTACCTCGACGTGTTCTTCTACAACCCGTGGCTTTCGAGCGCCGTCGGCTTTGAACATTTGCTCCGCGATGCAGGAACATTCGGCCACCGCATTGAAAGCGCCTGGGACGCAAACCGCAGCGATCCGCAGCTCGTAAGCATCGGCACTGACGGCGAATCTTACGGCCACCACGAACCGTTTGGCGACATGTGCGCCGCATGGCTCTACAACAAGTTCGCCCCGCAGAACAACATGGTTCCGGTGAACTACGGTTGGTTCCTCGAAAAGTTCCCGCCCAAGCACGAAGTCGAACTCAAGAACTTCTACGGTGAAGGCTGTGCCTGGAGCTGCGCTCACGGCGTAGGCCGCTGGTACAGAGACTGCGGCTGCTCCACCGGCGGTGGCGCCGACTGGAACCAGAAATGGAGAGGCCCGCTCCGCGATGCCTTTAACCATCTCAAGGAAGTTGCCGACAACATTTTCGTTCGCGAATTCGAAAAGATTTCGAAGATTGATCCGTGGGAAGCACGCAACAACTACATCCAAGTCATTGTCGCCCCTGAAGACGAATCCCGCAAGGAACAGTACCTCAAGGACACACTCAAGGATTACGAAAAACCGGAAGACCGCGCCAAGGCCATCCGACTCCTCGAAATCCAGAAGTTCTGCCTGTTCAGCTTCACGAGCTGCGGATGGTTCTTCAACGATATCGAAGGTCTGGAACCGGTGCAGAACATGCGTTACGCTCTCCGCGCGATGCAGCTTTTAAAGCCGTTCCTCCCGATGGGCGACAACCTCAAGAGCGAAATTCTGTACATCCTCGCCCGCGCCACAAGTAACGAACACAAGTGGAACGGCGCCGAAGTCTTCACGAAGTACGCCGAAGAAAACGTCCCGTCCGTCATCAAGCAGATGGCAGAACGCGCTGCGATTTACCACCTCGAACTTGAAGAAGACTACCTCAACAAGGATTCCCGCATCACGGCTACAAAGATTGCGTCCCGCCGTCGCCAGACGCTCGTGCGCACATCTTACGAGGACAACGATCTCGGCGAATCTTGCGTGACCACGAACTTAGTCGTCACGGACCAGCTCAGCCGCGTAAACATTGTTGTCGCCATGGGCGAAGAAAAGGAAAGCGGTCTCACGTTTGTTGAAAATACGAACATGACGACAGAACAGCTCCACGAGCTCTATCCGACAGCATACGTTGTCCGCATGAGCAATCTCGCGAGCGATTCTCTGAAGCGCATCAACCAGCTTTCGACGCAGATGCACCTCGAGAACATCACAAAGTCGTTCTCCGGCTTTGCGCTGAACCATGGCATTTCCATCGACAGCCTTGCCGACCCGGACCACACCTTGCCGGACACAATGAGAAAGATCCTCACTGTGGAAATCAACGCCCGAATTCACCATGCCGCATTGCAGTTGCTAAACGAGCACAACAAGGCGAACATCGAAGAAATTCACGAGCTCATCACCGAAGCAACAGCGCTCAACACGCACTTTAGCTTTGGCGGGCTTGGCCACATGTTCTTCCATAAGCTCACGCTCCTCATCGATGAAGTTTCCAAGAAGTTCAACGAAGAAACCCTCAACTACATCACCGACCTCATCACGGTCGCCGATTGGCTGAAGATTTTCATCAACAAGACTTCTCTCGAAAACCACGTCTTTGGCATCTACAAGCAATACAAGGCAGAACCTGACGGAAAGTTTGCGGCCCTCAAGCCGATGTTCCAATGGTTAAACTTTGAGGTGGTTTAATGTACAAGCTGCCGAGCGCCCCACTCATTACAGCGCAAGAGATAAATGCACGTCTGGACTCACTCGCCTCTGAACTGAAGGCGTTTGATTTCGACGTGATTTTATCTGCACTTACCGGCAGCTACATGTTTACCGCCGACTTGTCTCGCCGTATCGCGACTCCGAAATTGCGCATCGCATTTATCAAGGCGTCTAGCTACGGCGAATCCGACAAGCCAAACGCAAACGTCCATATTTCGGGCCTTGAAGGTCTCGACATCAAGGGCAAACGCGTTTTGCTGATTGATGACATTCTAGACACTGGCAACACGATGTATTCCCTCGTGAAAGCCCTCGCGGATTACTCCCCCGCCTCCATCACGACTTGCGTACTGTTGAACAAGGAATCAAGACGAACGGTGAATTACCATGCCGACTTCGTTGGTTTTGAAATTGAAGATAA contains:
- a CDS encoding glycosyl hydrolase, producing MDFKKVFLACGLSVACTAFAAPYEAEDATITKDAAVASNTAASGGKYVKMNGGDITFSKVTVEKAGKYTIVLHYMNNYGGSKINNVEVGGASSAVTFDVTEKGKFADIETVMNLAAGENTIAITNSWGWIDLDYIEVKGYEAKAFNLCNAPVTKTATPSAIKLYNFLVNNFGKKTISGVMTGNMDAYTKGDATQHEDVQAVFKAGGKYPALVGVDLMNATGASKNNSWFQEYTEKAIDIAKSTWKKGGIPAFTWHWRPGDEENFYVKGANDNYTEFDFTEAFVTGTTNWDTVSTAYKALVADIDLVSKIFLDLQKEGVAAIFRPLHESGGNWFWWSTHTGKQFAALYQLLYERMVFTNGVNNLIWDFNPKDAATMSWTPGETYYDVLSVDIYNAANDHQSNSSAFIDLTNKAGTNKIISLSENGPIPDVDKMYEDGATWSWWMPWYESPSWNGGYVSQTAASVWQKNLADERIITLDKMPGWDNYSEAAAATNVCPTSTQNAKFGADTAKANPENVDLVMGVTYKAINDSGANIEFKKVPKLTGAKSIAVTIENKGSGGEMNGIWIGMAFVRDGSADKAWTWEQSPSDGCWLNDGAKATCEFAIETYTDNAGVEHPMDLDNLFSVTFILAGANGFEGTVLFDNMVTDNGIIINGFNKKTELFTAADQSKGHIASIELFNKDGTPVTPSALKPIAAAKKAGMSVKNGNLSLTANVSGFASIDVFNMIGKRIATLHRGNLSAGSHTFSLQNLNKGQYIIRVKGAGISATQKVLIK
- a CDS encoding T9SS type A sorting domain-containing protein; this translates as MINFKTLLVTSLLGTAAFAAPGLTVSGTDLQYNGKKIFFSGTNLAWSDYNSDVGSSPLDENAWRKAVEGTRAAGGNAIRWWLFNNMSQSPTIDESTHLVTGPKENTIANMKKALDIAEEYGVMVSMCLFSHNLMEPNQWGIYNEKLDITANELLFEDAGTKAFIDNVLIPVVKAIGNHKALMTWEVFNEPEGMTSECSGWTTKKMALAKIQKFTNKVAAAIHTTNPDLLVSTGSVNIKYQKHWNDAALIEAGGEANGTLDFFQTHYYPYWQDNSVSPFVNTAAQMATKYSYDSKPMIIGEFPASGWAGDTYRSNFAAKTEITTEECYSKAFDGGYAGALAWQYIGDKTEANFGGYSYTIEPALDAMKKLAATEEASIKIKDVNIEGGNGGNGMMAVTYGADNGQVEYQNKGGWDLSKATTFTWTAKNNGKTDADIYLIFKLTDSWTWTETDGSCKVPAGEKVTCSIDISSFADRNKTLSITFANYAAGYTGTVIYDDIKAGATTLFDFNTDKYDAFKRGYENTEEMIPEIKIVFDENYVYGKTSISKSKLAATSKFSINGDKIMLNTKAKGQVSVDVFGMNGRIVATLFNGVLGAGNYVFSLADMPKGQYIIRMKGTGITTTQPVVLK
- a CDS encoding glycosyl hydrolase is translated as MFMKHFNYTNFIATATVAALAGTAFAATPIRLEAEDAVLADDHKVVVITDAKASGGKSVDMKDGNLEFKVTVPATGYYTLWATYLIPSTSTNKIQNLTVNGVSAGQISFGISDEFTTIKGAGKIKLTAGENKIGIVHSWGYVNLDYIELTEYEASPWSISPNPVTPEPTESAQKLYNFLLNNFGKHVISGVMTERPFENNGQYTPQTYETQTELSYINKASGKNVVLVGFDFLHASGKNSDQQWYQGYTHASLEMAKTVWKAGGIPQFNWHWKDPMHEVEAFYTQSSGNDPYTEFSINKAYDESTGKWKTSSDEYKAIVRDMEMIADSLLTLQKEGVAVLWRPLHEASGKWFWWGTDGAKPCVALYKLMFDIFVNQKGLHNLIWVWTTDEANDALDWYPGDEYVDVVGRDYYYYPRESNHSSLIGSFETVKEIFGGKKIVALSENGSVPYPDEMKADGANWSWFMPWYGDYAMEGWANDNNAESWKIVMNNEYTLTLEDMPGWDKYEIVTPPPTGIKNSLHSQNIAASLSVIGKNLQVSIPSVAANANARVAIFDMQGNQVMSRTINGANASINLNGIAVGQYLVKVQGKGFAQNGRILVK
- a CDS encoding glycosyl hydrolase, which codes for MGCKTIAGACSAMAFATAIAATSALAAPTTYEAEDLAGATVVEDADYSGGKYAKTADPSGITFTVKVEETAVYDITTKVLIKQYDWTTSKIAVNGVDVGSMLTTPRNCDSSYVVSASAKMKAGENKITVGNQAIGVDYITVERHPDAVFKISELPVTPNATESARKVYTFLRENFGKKTVSGMMISDQNFNYDYGNMRLIPPGGCTPADSCKFSDEEVSWKGQTDIAEFYKRSGHYPAIGGFDMLFAAGGHHEEGWFKGYTENNLVMTEQLWEMGGIPTYTWHWKVGEDTVFYTQGTPAGFNNPGCTEDVMGTSETNTCFNYTKAFKGDKCQDIDETSQEYKDIVADVDIVSGYFKQLQEKGIAVVWRPLHEASGGWFWWGTASPECYVQLYRLVFDRMVNTNKLTNLIWVWNINTDPKFGYDYSALNAAWYPGDAYVDIVAVDIYDPLNDHNSAANYYNKIVSDVGTSKMIALSENGAIPDIDSIAEDRAYWSYWMTWSQTWSGNFLEKTTTEMWKKNLDDNRIIALDDMPGWDKISVRNPIAKRIITNKINVTINGKSLSLSTNQNGNATVTVFDLTGHRVATLLQGQISAGTHSLSIQSLAAGNYIVKASVGHHNTMQVLRLK
- a CDS encoding DUF3536 domain-containing protein, encoding MTEKNPLYFTIHGHFYQPPRENPWTGVIENQPSARPFHDWNERIASECYSPNSASRILNSKGKIVDIVNNYDFMSFNIGPTLMGWIRTNTPDTYKRIQDADKRSQERMNGHGNAIAQVYNHIIMPLASTQDKRTQIRWGIEDFKFHFGRMPEAMWLAETAINFETVVELIKAGIKYTILSPTQADKFRKFGDKKWTDCSNTNIDTTRPYRIYPRDKEGNLVCDGYLDVFFYNPWLSSAVGFEHLLRDAGTFGHRIESAWDANRSDPQLVSIGTDGESYGHHEPFGDMCAAWLYNKFAPQNNMVPVNYGWFLEKFPPKHEVELKNFYGEGCAWSCAHGVGRWYRDCGCSTGGGADWNQKWRGPLRDAFNHLKEVADNIFVREFEKISKIDPWEARNNYIQVIVAPEDESRKEQYLKDTLKDYEKPEDRAKAIRLLEIQKFCLFSFTSCGWFFNDIEGLEPVQNMRYALRAMQLLKPFLPMGDNLKSEILYILARATSNEHKWNGAEVFTKYAEENVPSVIKQMAERAAIYHLELEEDYLNKDSRITATKIASRRRQTLVRTSYEDNDLGESCVTTNLVVTDQLSRVNIVVAMGEEKESGLTFVENTNMTTEQLHELYPTAYVVRMSNLASDSLKRINQLSTQMHLENITKSFSGFALNHGISIDSLADPDHTLPDTMRKILTVEINARIHHAALQLLNEHNKANIEEIHELITEATALNTHFSFGGLGHMFFHKLTLLIDEVSKKFNEETLNYITDLITVADWLKIFINKTSLENHVFGIYKQYKAEPDGKFAALKPMFQWLNFEVV
- the hpt gene encoding hypoxanthine phosphoribosyltransferase — its product is MYKLPSAPLITAQEINARLDSLASELKAFDFDVILSALTGSYMFTADLSRRIATPKLRIAFIKASSYGESDKPNANVHISGLEGLDIKGKRVLLIDDILDTGNTMYSLVKALADYSPASITTCVLLNKESRRTVNYHADFVGFEIEDKFVVGYGLDYANTYRTYPEVWALEEA